One Coleofasciculus chthonoplastes PCC 7420 DNA segment encodes these proteins:
- a CDS encoding element excision factor XisH family protein translates to MPRLDVYHDVVKFALIKDGWTITHDPLTIEFEDLTVYADLGAEKIIAAQRCEQKIAVEIKVFRTPSPVTELERAIGQYYLYLTFIAKQEPDRALYLAIPERTYLNFFQRPSIQVFIKERGISFFVFNPEQEEIVKWITH, encoded by the coding sequence ATGCCACGCCTTGATGTTTATCATGATGTCGTCAAATTTGCCCTGATTAAAGATGGCTGGACAATTACTCATGATCCATTGACGATTGAATTTGAGGATTTGACAGTTTATGCTGATCTCGGGGCAGAAAAAATTATTGCGGCTCAACGGTGTGAGCAAAAAATCGCTGTAGAAATCAAAGTATTTCGCACACCTTCACCTGTTACCGAGTTAGAGCGAGCGATTGGACAATACTATTTATATTTGACTTTTATTGCCAAACAGGAGCCAGATCGCGCTCTTTATCTGGCGATTCCTGAACGAACTTACCTCAACTTTTTCCAACGTCCGTCGATTCAGGTGTTTATCAAAGAACGTGGAATTTCTTTTTTTGTTTTTAACCCAGAACA